A stretch of DNA from Allomeiothermus silvanus DSM 9946:
CGCAGGGCTTTGACCAGTCGGAGCTTGCGCAGACGTTCCTGGACCTCTGGGTCGCTTGCGTTGGCCTCGGCCAGCCTCTGTGCTTGTCTAGCGCCTCTCCATATCTCTCGGCCAACGGTGGTAAACTGCACCTGGGGAACCTCCTTTCCTGGTCGGTTCCCCTCTTTTTATCCCAGCTTAGAGTCTCACATGTTAGGAGTTACGCAGTTGCAGTTGACTGGACATTCTTCTGTGTGCTAGGAGGAGAGTGCTTAGCCAAGCTTCTCCAAAGGGGGTGATGCCCATGAACCCACCGAAGTGCGATGACCTGGACTACATCCACTTTCTCATCGCCGCTCAGCGGGTCTTCACCTGTACCGAGGCCGCTCGCTGTAGTCCAAAGGAGAAGAGCCCTCCCGCCCATGATGCCTTTACCCGCCTGCTGCAAAGACAGCCGCCCGACACGGCGGCGCTGTGGCAGGAGGCCAAGGCCTTCGTGAAGCTCAGGGAGGGGCTGCTGATCCTGGACGACACCACCCTGGATAAGCCCTACGCTCGGGACATGGATCTGGTGAGTTACCACTGGAGCGGCAAACACCAAAGGGTGGTTAGGGGCATCGCCCTCATGACCCTGCTGTGGACGGAGGGGCAGGCCCTGATCCCCTGCGACTTTCGGGTCTACGACAAGCCCCAGGATGGGAAGAGCAAAAACGACCACTTTCAGACCATGCTCCAGAAAGCGAAGGAGCGGGGGTTTCAGCCGGAATATGTCCTGATGGACAGCTGGTATGCCAGCTTGGAGAACCTCAAGGCCATAGTCAGCTTTGGCTGGCGGTTTCTGACGCGGCTGAAGGGCAACCGCCTGGTCAACCCGGAGGGGAAGGGAAATGTACCCATCCGTGAGGTGGAAATCCCTGGGGAGGGGAGGGTGGTTCATCTTCGGGGTTTTGGGTTCGTGAGGGTGTTCCGAACGCTCTCCAAGGACGGGGAGGCGGAGTACTGGGCCACGAACCATCTGGGGATGAGCGAAGAGAAGCGGGCGGAGTTAGAGCGGCAAGGATGGGGGATCGAAGTGTACCATCGGGGGCTCAAGCAGTGCTGTGGGGTGGAGCGGGCCCAGGTGAGGAAGGCGGTCTCCATCCTGCGGCACCTCCTCCTGGCTTTGCGGGCCTTCCTCCGGCTGGAGGTCTACCGGCTGCGCAGGGGGGTGAGCTGGTACGAGGCCAAGGCGTCCATTGTTCGCGAGGCAATACGAAGTTATCTCGCCCATCCCCTCCACATCCTTCAGCCAACTGCGTAAGTCCTAACATGTGTTTGTCCGGGTTCAATATCACCAGAAGCAGGGAAAGTGCATGTTAGCATGAACACGGAAGGCGTTTGAGAGCGAGAGCTGAAATGAGGATATCCGTGGAGGACGCGATATGAAACGATACTGGGTCACAGCATGTGTAGCCCTGTCCGTAGGGCTGGCCCAGCAACAAACCCCATCGGCGCAGCCCCAGCCAGAACAGACTCCACCGCAGCAGACCCAACCGGCCAACCCTGCGTTGCAGAAGGCCCAGGCCGACCTCGAGGCGAACCGTTTGGACGACGCGGTCAGGGGCTTCGAACTGGTAATCGCCCAGGACTATAGCAACTACCCAGCCCACTTCGGACTCGGTTTAGCCCTCTACCGCAAGGGTGATCTGCGCGGGGCTCGTTTCGAGTTCCAGCAACTTACGGTTCTGGCCCCGGAGCGCTACGATGGCTGGTTTAACCTGGGCGTTACCCTGGATCGCTTGGGCCAGGATGCCGAGGCTTCTCAAGCCTTTGCCCGGGCTGTGCAGATCGGAGAGCAGGCCGGGCTTACGCCCGCGTCGCTGCGGCCCGCTTACTTGGGCTTGGCCAAGGCTCTGCGCGACCAGCAGAAGTTCGCTGAGGCGGCGATGGCCCTGGAGAATGCCGCCAAAAAGCTCCCCAACGACCAGGAGATCAACCTGCAACTAGCCGATAGCCTCACCCGCTCCGGCAGGCAGCTCGAGGCCATCCCCTACCTTTACAAGATCCTGAACGGAGATCGGGGCAACGTCACCGCCACCACCCTGTTGGTGGACATCTACGTAGCTCAGGACTTGCGGGATCGGGCGATGCGCGAACTCGACCGCAGCCTCGAGGCTGTCCAGGATTCGCGCCAGAAGGCTTTGCTGCTATTCAAGAAGGCTGAACTCTCCACCGGCGCGGCCCGTGAGGCAGCGTTACGTCAGGCAGTCCAGCTCGACCCCAAGCTGTGGCAGGCCCAGTTCAACTTGGGTCTCCTGCGCCTCCAGGCGGCTCAGGCCCAGCAGGCCCTGGGCCCTTTGCAGGCCGCGTACAGCCAGGTTCCCGAGGAACCGAAGGTGCTCCTGGCCCTGGCCTCGGCGTATGACCAGCTTAAACGTCCTGCAGACGCGGCCCGGTTCGCGGCATTGGCGGCGCGGCTGTCTCAGGGCGCCGACAAGTTCGAGGCCCTGATGATTCAAGGCAAAGCGGCCTACCAACAAGGCCGTCACAATGAAGCCCAGGAGGCGT
This window harbors:
- a CDS encoding IS701-like element ISMesi2 family transposase, translating into MLSQASPKGVMPMNPPKCDDLDYIHFLIAAQRVFTCTEAARCSPKEKSPPAHDAFTRLLQRQPPDTAALWQEAKAFVKLREGLLILDDTTLDKPYARDMDLVSYHWSGKHQRVVRGIALMTLLWTEGQALIPCDFRVYDKPQDGKSKNDHFQTMLQKAKERGFQPEYVLMDSWYASLENLKAIVSFGWRFLTRLKGNRLVNPEGKGNVPIREVEIPGEGRVVHLRGFGFVRVFRTLSKDGEAEYWATNHLGMSEEKRAELERQGWGIEVYHRGLKQCCGVERAQVRKAVSILRHLLLALRAFLRLEVYRLRRGVSWYEAKASIVREAIRSYLAHPLHILQPTA
- a CDS encoding tetratricopeptide repeat protein gives rise to the protein MKRYWVTACVALSVGLAQQQTPSAQPQPEQTPPQQTQPANPALQKAQADLEANRLDDAVRGFELVIAQDYSNYPAHFGLGLALYRKGDLRGARFEFQQLTVLAPERYDGWFNLGVTLDRLGQDAEASQAFARAVQIGEQAGLTPASLRPAYLGLAKALRDQQKFAEAAMALENAAKKLPNDQEINLQLADSLTRSGRQLEAIPYLYKILNGDRGNVTATTLLVDIYVAQDLRDRAMRELDRSLEAVQDSRQKALLLFKKAELSTGAAREAALRQAVQLDPKLWQAQFNLGLLRLQAAQAQQALGPLQAAYSQVPEEPKVLLALASAYDQLKRPADAARFAALAARLSQGADKFEALMIQGKAAYQQGRHNEAQEALAQATQLKADSASAWLYLGLSQYAVKNYGGAIASLERAQSLDANDANVAVNLGAAYLAAGRYSDAERVLRQVVNQDTRNAVAWYNLGWALRSLARENEAKRAWQRSLELGYEPARALLR